One window from the genome of Paramormyrops kingsleyae isolate MSU_618 chromosome 3, PKINGS_0.4, whole genome shotgun sequence encodes:
- the LOC111852346 gene encoding forkhead box protein G1-like: MQCPDPIASDLLFFKHKTQDLRVPSMGDKKEPTMVHKSTSFSIKSLLLPSKCDKPGLGVPEKNIPPSGSDSEKSLDLTEMESAPFNQENSQKDKDEGSDQATEPNKNGKYDKPPFSYNALIMMAIRQSPEKRLTLNGIYEFIMKNFPYYREHKQGWQNSIRHNLSLNKCFVKVPRHYDDPGKGNYWMLDPSSDDVFIGGTTGKLRRRSATSRGKLAMKRGLRFAPLGLGLNDRASNPLYWQISPFLSLHHPHYNGSSPGFLNQGHAYGSLLSGVEQLGNGDLARPILGGSTGGISLTNSYGVSTSPVGLLSGQPGYFVSGSQHAQPLQPAGTGFAVSSSSPQSLISETLRTALPSFTPGASSGFSGLMSHQKRVASNSFLN; the protein is encoded by the coding sequence ATGCAATGTCCTGATCCGATCGCGTCtgaccttttattttttaaacacaaAACCCAAGACTTGCGAGTGCCCAGCATGGGAGATAAGAAAGAGCCGACAATGGTGCACAAATCCACTTCGTTTAGTATCAAGAGCCTGCTGCTCCCATCTAAATGTGACAAACCCGGCTTAGGGGTTCCAGAAAAAAACATCCCCCCTTCAGGATCCGATTCGGAAAAGTCTCTGGATCTCACTGAAATGGAATCTGCTCCGTTCAACCAGGAAAACAGCCAGAAAGACAAAGATGAGGGCAGCGACCAAGCTACAGAACCGAACAAAAACGGGAAATATGACAAACCACCGTTCAGCTACAACGCTCTAATAATGATGGCTATTAGGCAGAGTCCTGAGAAGAGGCTCACGTTGAACGGCATTTACGAGTTTATCATGAAAAATTTCCCTTATTACAGAGAGCACAAGCAAGGCTGGCAAAACTCAATTCGTCACAATCTGAGCCTCAATAAATGTTTTGTGAAGGTGCCAAGGCATTACGATGATCCTGGAAAGGGGAACTATTGGATGTTGGACCCCTCCAGCGATGATGTCTTTATCGGTGGGACTACAGGGAAACTTCGCAGAAGGTCGGCCACTTCCAGGGGGAAACTAGCAATGAAGAGGGGACTTCGTTTCGCTCCATTGGGGCTGGGATTGAACGACAGAGCGAGTAACCCCTTGTATTGGCAAATTTCGCCGTTTTTGTCTCTGCATCACCCTCATTATAATGGATCTTCGCCTGGATTTCTGAATCAAGGGCACGCATACGGCTCTCTGCTTTCCGGAGTTGAGCAATTAGGAAACGGAGACCTTGCCCGCCCGATTCTGGGAGGATCTACCGGAGGGATCAGTTTGACAAATAGTTACGGCGTGAGCACGTCTCCCGTTGGTTTACTGTCGGGACAGCCTGGGTATTTTGTGTCCGGCAGCCAACACGCTCAGCCGCTGCAGCCGGCCGGGACTGGGTTCGCGGTGTCGTCCAGCTCGCCTCAGAGCCTCATCTCAGAAACACTGAGAACGGCATTGCCTTCATTCACACCCGGAGCGTCGAGCGGATTTTCGGGACTTATGTCCCATCAAAAGAGAGTGGCGTCCAATTCTTTCTTAAACTGA
- the LOC111852317 gene encoding acylphosphatase-2, which produces MATDGGEKLRSVDFEIYGHVQGVCFRMYSEEKGRRLGVCGWVKNTSKGTVVGQVQGPPDLVNEMKIWLSKEGSPGCHISRAVFSNERDIPKLEIKGFGTRY; this is translated from the exons ATGGCAACCGACGGTGGGGAAAAACTCCGATCTGTGGATTTTGAGATATATGGGCACGTTCAAG GTGTCTGTTTCAGAATG TACTCCGAGGAGAAGGGGCGCAGGCTGGGCGTGTGCGGCTGGGTGAAGAACACCTCCAAGGGCACCGTGGTGGGGCAGGTGCAGGGCCCCCCCGACCTGGTGAATGAAAT GAAGATTTGGCTGAGTAAGGAAGGGAGTCCCGGCTGTCACATCTCCCGAGCGGTCTTCTCCAACGAGAGGGACATCCCCAAGCTGGAGATCAAGGGCTTCGGCACACGCTACTAG